In Halapricum desulfuricans, a single window of DNA contains:
- a CDS encoding AIM24 family protein, with product MSIEQFTTEDAQTASGSPFALENSYTLDITVDGSVFAKAGSMVAYTGDLSFTGKSTPNSGVGGFLKDAVTSEGTPVMTVEGTGQLYLADSEKKVQIIELDASDAITVNGEDILAFESRIDYDISTLDSLAGAFAGGFTNVYLEGPGHVALTTHGDPIVFEPPVTTDPSATVAWSRTTPDVEVNKNLSDMIGQESGERFQMQFGGTDGYVLVQPYEEL from the coding sequence ATGTCAATTGAGCAGTTCACCACGGAGGACGCACAGACTGCGAGCGGATCGCCGTTCGCACTGGAGAACAGCTACACGCTCGATATCACCGTCGACGGGTCGGTCTTCGCGAAGGCCGGATCGATGGTCGCCTACACGGGAGATCTCTCGTTCACCGGAAAATCGACGCCGAACAGCGGCGTCGGTGGCTTCCTCAAGGACGCCGTGACCAGCGAAGGGACACCGGTCATGACGGTCGAGGGTACTGGACAGCTCTATCTCGCGGATAGCGAGAAGAAGGTCCAGATCATCGAACTCGACGCGAGCGACGCGATCACGGTCAACGGCGAGGACATCCTCGCGTTCGAGTCGAGGATCGACTACGACATCTCGACGCTCGATAGTCTCGCCGGGGCGTTCGCTGGCGGGTTCACGAACGTCTACCTCGAAGGCCCCGGTCATGTTGCGCTGACCACCCACGGCGACCCGATCGTTTTCGAGCCGCCTGTCACGACCGACCCGAGCGCAACCGTCGCCTGGAGCCGGACGACCCCCGATGTCGAGGTCAACAAGAACCTCTCGGACATGATCGGCCAGGAGTCCGGAGAGCGGTTCCAGATGCAGTTCGGCGGTACCGACGGGTACGTCCTCGTCCAGCCGTACGAGGAACTGTGA
- a CDS encoding sensor histidine kinase: MALDTAAIPIDAYPDPIVTYTVEDGTAVITAVNDAFSDALGPPPETLQSVFERFGQPAFDEPYERLRQGGPIRVSLDSADDPAYVVREVQEGDGSGCLVFVRLPARDTEAVSLDHVASIVSHDLRNPIDVAKAHLRAAEETGEQEHFDAVADAHDRMEHIVRDVLTLARGDDVIDASEEISIASVAEDAWRSVETRQASIAIADSLPTARADRDRARRVFENLFRNAIQHGSDGNDPPLEIRVGSLGDGFYVSDSGAGIPPDDRDAVFEAGYTTADRGTGLGLAIVRRIVDAHGWQLALTESRNGGARFEIRLSGTER; this comes from the coding sequence ATGGCCCTCGACACGGCAGCGATTCCGATCGACGCGTACCCGGATCCGATAGTCACCTATACTGTCGAGGACGGGACCGCAGTGATCACGGCGGTCAACGACGCTTTCAGCGACGCGCTCGGACCGCCACCGGAGACTCTCCAGAGCGTATTCGAGCGGTTCGGACAGCCCGCGTTCGACGAACCCTACGAACGACTTCGGCAGGGGGGACCGATCCGGGTCAGCCTCGACAGTGCGGACGACCCCGCGTACGTCGTCCGGGAGGTTCAGGAGGGCGACGGCAGCGGATGTCTCGTCTTCGTGCGTCTTCCAGCACGCGACACCGAGGCGGTCTCGCTCGATCACGTCGCGAGTATCGTCAGTCACGACCTTCGGAACCCGATCGACGTGGCCAAGGCACACCTGCGAGCCGCTGAAGAGACCGGCGAGCAGGAACACTTCGATGCGGTCGCAGATGCTCACGACCGGATGGAACACATCGTCCGGGACGTCCTGACGCTTGCACGCGGAGACGACGTGATCGATGCGTCCGAGGAGATCTCGATAGCGTCAGTGGCCGAAGACGCGTGGCGCTCGGTCGAAACCCGACAGGCGTCGATCGCGATCGCCGACTCGCTTCCGACCGCGCGAGCCGACCGTGACCGGGCTCGACGCGTGTTCGAGAACCTGTTTCGAAACGCGATCCAGCACGGCTCGGACGGGAACGATCCGCCGCTGGAGATCCGTGTCGGCTCGCTCGGGGACGGCTTCTACGTCTCCGACAGCGGAGCGGGTATCCCACCGGACGACCGCGACGCCGTCTTCGAGGCGGGCTATACGACGGCCGACCGTGGGACAGGGCTCGGGCTCGCGATCGTTCGACGCATCGTCGACGCTCACGGCTGGCAGCTCGCGCTCACCGAATCTCGGAACGGCGGTGCCAGGTTCGAGATCCGCCTGTCCGGCACGGAGCGATAG
- a CDS encoding bacterio-opsin activator domain-containing protein: protein MDDRLHAAPIGALTVSSEGVISDSNETAQELLGGDPSGSPVAESDLRSVEDSLLAALEEPTDEVTFEEYYPELERWLSVTVTPVDGNVTVYLRDVSRRYRARQTVETLRSERRRTAAIDETRSEVVAELVSSPSREEIERTLARELGERDLWSFVWIGERTDGTAGLDVRAVAGETGDTFPAVRETIERPATTPEERAVEQQQIQVVRSIADEDGIPEAVRLAAFSDGVQSMLSVPLTYGAAVHGVVGVYADRVDAFSERERTSFETLGTVAGFAVTAGRNRDLLLSDTVTEVTFEPGADALLVAVAREVDATMALTGTVPHESDALLCYVTPTDGDPDDIAAAASNNPDVGHARVLGDSGTVEIELHRATPLIEVSSLGGTIRRATYEPDDSQIVVEFPPDSDTRRIVTSLTREYDLDVRSKRERERGATTAREFRDGLAERLTERQKTALRTAYFADYFETPRGSTAEEVADLLDITGSTLLYHLRAGQRKLLSAFFDGVGDRGE from the coding sequence ATGGACGATCGACTTCACGCAGCTCCGATCGGCGCTCTCACGGTGTCAAGCGAGGGGGTCATCAGCGACAGTAACGAGACGGCCCAGGAGTTACTCGGCGGAGATCCGAGCGGCAGCCCAGTCGCCGAGTCAGACCTCCGGTCGGTCGAAGACTCGCTACTGGCAGCCCTCGAAGAGCCGACCGACGAGGTAACCTTCGAAGAGTACTATCCGGAACTCGAACGATGGCTGTCCGTGACTGTCACTCCCGTCGACGGTAACGTGACGGTTTACTTGCGTGACGTCTCCAGACGGTATCGCGCCAGGCAGACGGTAGAGACGCTCCGGTCGGAGCGCCGACGGACAGCCGCAATCGACGAGACACGCTCCGAGGTCGTGGCCGAGCTCGTCTCGTCACCGTCCCGAGAGGAGATCGAACGAACGCTCGCCCGTGAGCTGGGTGAACGGGACCTCTGGTCGTTCGTCTGGATCGGTGAGCGAACCGACGGAACGGCCGGCCTTGACGTCCGGGCAGTCGCGGGGGAGACCGGTGACACGTTTCCCGCTGTGCGGGAGACCATCGAACGTCCAGCCACGACGCCCGAGGAGCGTGCCGTCGAACAACAACAGATCCAGGTCGTCAGGTCGATCGCCGACGAGGATGGTATTCCCGAAGCGGTCCGGCTGGCGGCGTTCAGCGACGGCGTCCAGTCGATGCTGTCGGTTCCACTCACGTACGGCGCGGCCGTGCACGGCGTCGTCGGCGTCTATGCCGATCGAGTCGACGCGTTCTCCGAACGCGAACGCACGAGCTTCGAGACGCTCGGGACAGTCGCGGGGTTCGCCGTCACGGCCGGGCGCAACCGGGACCTGCTCCTCTCGGACACGGTCACGGAAGTGACGTTCGAACCCGGCGCCGACGCGCTGCTGGTGGCGGTCGCCCGAGAGGTGGATGCGACGATGGCGCTCACGGGAACCGTTCCACACGAGAGCGACGCCCTGCTCTGTTACGTGACACCGACGGACGGCGATCCCGACGACATCGCAGCCGCTGCTTCGAACAACCCCGACGTCGGTCACGCGAGAGTGCTCGGTGACAGCGGCACGGTCGAGATTGAACTCCATCGCGCGACGCCGTTGATCGAAGTGTCATCGCTGGGTGGCACGATCCGCCGGGCGACGTACGAACCGGACGACAGTCAGATCGTCGTCGAGTTCCCGCCCGATAGCGATACCCGCAGGATCGTCACGTCGCTCACTCGCGAGTACGACCTCGACGTTCGATCGAAACGCGAACGCGAACGGGGAGCCACGACCGCCCGCGAGTTCCGCGACGGGCTGGCCGAGCGGCTCACCGAACGCCAGAAAACCGCGCTCCGTACGGCGTACTTTGCTGACTACTTCGAAACGCCGCGGGGGAGCACCGCCGAAGAGGTCGCGGACTTGCTCGATATCACCGGGTCGACACTGCTGTATCACCTTCGGGCAGGACAGCGAAAACTACTATCGGCGTTCTTTGATGGCGTTGGCGACCGAGGCGAGTGA
- a CDS encoding winged helix-turn-helix domain-containing protein, producing MDSDVSNNLTTPELLDLFGDEYTRTVLRLVAEQPRSGREVAEAADISRATAYRRLNDLRDAGLVRSEMQIQTDGHHREQFEAVDVSFAIALDENGLEARRRETDSSRR from the coding sequence ATGGATAGCGACGTTTCCAATAACCTGACGACGCCCGAACTGCTGGATCTGTTCGGTGACGAGTACACTCGAACGGTCCTCCGGCTCGTCGCCGAACAGCCTCGAAGCGGCCGTGAGGTCGCCGAGGCAGCAGACATCTCCCGTGCAACCGCGTATCGACGACTTAACGACCTTCGCGATGCGGGGCTCGTCCGCAGCGAAATGCAGATTCAGACTGACGGCCACCATCGGGAACAGTTCGAGGCCGTCGACGTGTCGTTCGCTATCGCGCTTGACGAGAACGGTCTCGAAGCGAGACGGCGGGAGACTGATAGTTCTCGCAGATAA
- a CDS encoding response regulator translates to MVEPGPHENLQVLVVDDEREVADAYALRLRGFCAVETAYSGQDALSVIDGSEVDIVLLDRHMPDMSGDEVLAELDDREYYGRVIMVTAVDPDFDVLELPFDEYLCKPVEREDLQTVVDQQRRVLAFDTLGEYFSVESKRAVIEAQTSDERRQNHDGYADLVDRSKQLHERATRLLGDKNVLEQFHRIGRERSDRSATNR, encoded by the coding sequence ATGGTGGAACCCGGCCCACACGAGAATCTCCAAGTGCTCGTCGTCGACGACGAGCGGGAAGTCGCCGACGCATACGCCCTCCGTCTCCGGGGGTTCTGTGCAGTCGAAACTGCCTACAGCGGCCAGGACGCGCTGTCGGTCATCGACGGCTCGGAGGTAGATATCGTGCTGCTCGACCGGCACATGCCTGATATGTCCGGCGACGAGGTGCTCGCCGAACTCGACGATCGGGAGTATTACGGTCGCGTGATTATGGTGACGGCTGTTGATCCCGATTTCGACGTGCTCGAACTCCCGTTCGACGAGTATCTCTGCAAGCCGGTCGAACGGGAGGATCTGCAGACCGTGGTCGACCAGCAACGCCGGGTCCTTGCCTTTGATACCCTCGGAGAGTACTTCAGCGTCGAGTCGAAACGGGCGGTGATCGAGGCACAGACCAGCGACGAACGACGACAGAACCACGACGGATACGCTGACCTCGTCGATCGCTCCAAACAGCTCCATGAGCGTGCGACGCGACTCCTCGGGGACAAGAACGTGCTCGAACAGTTCCACCGGATCGGACGTGAGCGCTCGGATCGGTCAGCTACCAATCGGTGA
- a CDS encoding DUF5518 domain-containing protein — METATHSTSRTDAETRVAFSPVVDWIVGAILGLVGLFTGGTGAVIYSEIDRASAVEFVNDADIQTDVFTDAELVDALVAVGEWLGIGLVAAGVLTVVAGVALVVFHRQARAAGEPTQRWMLGLVGAVVSVVTGFLIVSPLLGGGVASYLDPVEHRSGFRTGALAGVFAVVPVLVVVLFGIVGAFAGLSGELVTAIAGLLAGTAVLYLLYFVGLSAVGGYVGAWIASEG, encoded by the coding sequence ATGGAGACTGCCACACACTCCACGTCGAGAACAGACGCGGAAACGCGCGTCGCGTTCAGTCCCGTAGTCGACTGGATCGTCGGCGCGATACTCGGTCTCGTCGGGCTTTTCACCGGCGGTACCGGTGCGGTGATTTACTCCGAGATAGACAGAGCGAGCGCGGTAGAGTTCGTGAACGATGCCGATATACAGACGGACGTGTTCACCGACGCAGAACTCGTCGACGCGCTGGTGGCCGTGGGAGAATGGCTCGGTATCGGGCTCGTCGCTGCCGGCGTGCTGACCGTGGTCGCAGGGGTCGCGCTCGTCGTTTTCCATCGCCAGGCCCGAGCGGCAGGCGAACCGACGCAGCGATGGATGCTCGGTCTCGTCGGCGCGGTCGTCAGTGTCGTCACCGGGTTTCTGATCGTTTCGCCACTGCTCGGCGGCGGGGTCGCGAGCTACCTCGATCCGGTCGAACACCGGAGCGGATTCCGGACGGGTGCTCTCGCCGGCGTCTTCGCCGTCGTCCCGGTGCTCGTGGTCGTGCTCTTCGGAATCGTTGGAGCGTTTGCTGGCCTCTCCGGTGAGCTGGTAACGGCTATCGCCGGACTCCTGGCCGGCACTGCGGTGCTGTATCTCCTGTACTTTGTCGGCTTGAGCGCGGTCGGCGGCTACGTCGGCGCGTGGATCGCGTCAGAAGGCTAA
- a CDS encoding DUF3592 domain-containing protein: MRWSVRGVPITVEHTYRFQGTEYTSRQVFPGRISPMYVLRSDAAAVIEPYEPNATATAYVDPDAPSQAFLERRTVRMPFVYVGFGGLLALLTTLHAIGARNPGQDTELRLGDEYGSTRDETLLGFDLGTINSLSKYLMLGSPVVLALSLVGTVYLTYRAEPSSVQAEITDPIGVTAVGAFVAALGLIAGLALYTAWSFSEYRRLRERIPQPRPPSPFRHPSRLVTILYTSDGLDTYGKRVKLTGFAGVVTVFIAVILALVLVWGA, encoded by the coding sequence ATGAGATGGTCCGTCCGAGGGGTGCCGATCACTGTCGAGCACACGTACCGGTTCCAGGGCACTGAGTACACGAGCCGACAGGTGTTCCCTGGACGAATTAGCCCCATGTACGTCCTCCGGAGCGATGCGGCGGCGGTCATCGAACCGTACGAACCGAACGCGACAGCGACCGCTTACGTCGATCCAGACGCGCCGAGTCAGGCGTTTCTCGAACGCCGGACGGTGCGCATGCCCTTCGTATACGTCGGATTCGGTGGTCTGCTCGCCCTCTTGACGACGCTTCACGCTATCGGTGCGCGCAACCCCGGTCAGGACACGGAGTTGCGACTGGGGGACGAATACGGGTCGACACGTGACGAAACACTGCTGGGATTCGATCTCGGCACGATAAACAGTCTCAGTAAGTACCTCATGCTCGGCTCGCCGGTCGTTCTCGCGCTATCGCTCGTCGGGACAGTGTATCTCACATACCGGGCCGAACCGTCGTCGGTACAGGCCGAGATCACGGACCCGATCGGAGTTACGGCTGTCGGTGCTTTCGTCGCTGCGCTCGGGCTGATCGCCGGACTCGCACTCTATACTGCCTGGTCGTTCAGCGAGTACCGTCGACTCCGCGAGCGGATTCCACAGCCACGGCCCCCGAGTCCGTTCAGACATCCATCACGGCTCGTCACGATTCTCTACACCAGCGACGGCCTCGACACGTACGGGAAGCGAGTGAAGCTGACGGGGTTTGCCGGAGTTGTGACGGTGTTTATCGCCGTAATTCTCGCCCTCGTGCTCGTCTGGGGAGCGTAG
- a CDS encoding adenosylcobalamin-dependent ribonucleoside-diphosphate reductase: MFQCLTEDTQVYVEDKGVVSVADVEPGDRIVQRDGDDHDVRNVEETHAYNNSPVSRIETAAGIELTGTPNHELLVDGSWTRIDQIEAGDTLSLRLGWIDSEDAIPELTTVAGGAQWSENRTVSNDDILELHADGLSDYEIADRLDSSPSTIQRRRSLELGLDPNGSGGRSGGSVSFDETEFETLYDDGHSDGEIARELGVSTRSVARFRETRSLEANGDAVKTVTQPTEFTPELAELVGMWVGDGSKHEDGIRFHLRREETLEHADRLSRDIFDVGLDWRWDDGCYEAVLHSHEIKRWWLANFGDAKPDATAASVPSEVWEADRETIGAFLRGLFSTDGGLQKDVYPRLWSASEDLVEDVQQLLLGLGVPAIQWEYDTDERDYYNVGPTGERGLERFIESIGFVDDRQETMAETLSAIDSEGPSVGTREGSTWHVQVEAVEDAGTDTVYDVTVADDHEYVASSVVSHNSGGGMGYAFWKLRPYGDAVGSTGGIASGPITFMRTYDQMCETIAQGGARRGAQMGVMRVSHPDVIQFIHAKNKDVSLAETLRLNDPDDFTHNSFEEALEEARELIDEDGRVPEHLRNAVEGHLSNFNISVGITDDFMEALEEGEEFTFTNPRTGEPHVTTEETKELYDMFGLGEYVEVGEVLSVPAEEVWDHIIQGAHENGEPGVVYLERANEEHSFDVEKNPDHRMLATNPCGEQPLEEYEACNLGHINLSTLVDEEAPDWRVWSEAHADKYDSTDEAIDAFLEEAIDWEEFDYRIETGTRFLEGVVTMSDFPVPEIEQTVREMRKIGMGIMGLAQLYVQLGMKYGEDVSDRVARRLMTHINHESKWVSHELAEERGTFEEWDDSKYADPTEYADWFEHHTGLDADEWADGFPIRNHNTTTIAPTGTTSMVGNTTGGCEPIYNVAYYKNVSDDVQGDEMLVEFDDYFLRVLEKNDIDVEAVKKEAQEQMAENEFDGIDGLSTVPDAIGELFVTTGDLDPKQHASIQCALQDGVDSAISKTVNAPNDSTVEDAKESFEYIYEHGGKGVTYYRDGTRSKQVLTTRAQNTEFADMDREEIVAQIEEVFDGIEGFLESEEVQAALEESIEDLLGVADGETTEYAQKRPRPDVLHGVTQRIDTGYGKLYVNINEDEDGRPFELFANIGNSGGFTASFTEALAKTISTALRSGVDPEEIADELQGIRSPKVAWDKGEQIQSIPDAIGTAMRRYLDNDIERAYPQQQNLTELEDEVEDPQADAGSRSTDGGAAAADEATTDDQQKLIENGESPECPECGSMSLYYSEGCKTCENCGWSEC, translated from the coding sequence GTGTTCCAGTGTCTCACCGAGGACACGCAGGTCTATGTAGAGGACAAGGGCGTCGTCTCCGTAGCTGATGTCGAGCCCGGCGACCGGATCGTCCAGCGTGATGGGGACGACCATGACGTCCGGAACGTCGAAGAAACCCACGCATACAATAACTCGCCGGTCAGTCGAATCGAGACGGCGGCCGGAATCGAACTGACAGGGACTCCGAACCACGAGCTACTCGTTGACGGCTCGTGGACGCGGATCGATCAGATCGAGGCCGGAGACACCCTCTCGCTGCGGCTCGGCTGGATCGACAGCGAGGACGCGATACCGGAACTCACGACCGTCGCTGGCGGGGCACAGTGGTCCGAAAACCGAACGGTCTCGAACGACGATATCCTCGAACTCCACGCGGACGGACTCAGCGATTACGAGATCGCGGACCGACTCGACAGCTCGCCCTCGACGATCCAGCGCCGTCGCTCGCTCGAACTCGGGCTTGATCCCAACGGGAGCGGTGGCCGATCCGGCGGGAGCGTGAGCTTCGACGAGACCGAGTTCGAGACGCTCTATGACGACGGCCACTCCGACGGTGAGATCGCTCGGGAACTAGGTGTATCGACCCGCAGTGTCGCCCGGTTCCGCGAGACCCGATCGCTCGAGGCGAACGGAGACGCTGTCAAGACCGTCACGCAGCCGACCGAGTTCACGCCCGAACTCGCGGAACTCGTCGGCATGTGGGTCGGCGACGGCTCGAAACATGAAGACGGAATTCGATTCCACCTCAGACGGGAGGAAACGCTTGAGCACGCTGACCGACTCTCCCGGGACATCTTCGATGTCGGGCTGGACTGGCGGTGGGACGACGGTTGCTACGAGGCTGTCTTGCACAGCCACGAGATCAAGCGCTGGTGGCTCGCCAATTTCGGAGACGCCAAGCCGGACGCGACCGCCGCTTCGGTTCCGAGCGAAGTCTGGGAGGCCGACCGGGAGACGATCGGCGCGTTCCTTCGAGGGCTGTTCTCGACCGACGGAGGGCTACAGAAAGACGTTTACCCGCGACTGTGGAGTGCCTCGGAGGATCTGGTTGAGGACGTCCAGCAGTTGTTGCTCGGTCTCGGCGTGCCAGCGATCCAGTGGGAGTACGACACCGACGAGCGCGACTACTACAACGTCGGTCCAACCGGCGAGCGAGGTCTCGAACGGTTCATCGAGTCGATCGGGTTCGTCGACGACCGCCAGGAGACGATGGCGGAGACACTCTCCGCGATCGACTCCGAAGGACCGAGCGTCGGCACACGCGAGGGATCGACCTGGCATGTGCAGGTCGAGGCTGTCGAAGATGCCGGAACGGACACCGTTTACGACGTTACCGTCGCCGATGACCACGAATACGTTGCGAGTTCAGTCGTCTCACACAACAGCGGCGGTGGCATGGGTTATGCCTTCTGGAAGCTCCGACCCTACGGCGATGCAGTCGGCTCGACCGGCGGGATCGCGTCCGGGCCGATCACGTTCATGCGGACCTACGACCAGATGTGCGAGACGATCGCACAGGGTGGTGCGCGACGGGGCGCCCAGATGGGCGTTATGCGGGTCTCCCATCCAGACGTCATCCAGTTCATCCACGCCAAGAACAAGGATGTCTCGCTGGCCGAGACGCTTCGCCTGAACGACCCTGACGATTTCACGCACAACTCCTTCGAAGAGGCGCTCGAAGAAGCCCGCGAGTTGATCGACGAGGACGGTCGCGTCCCCGAACACCTCCGAAACGCCGTCGAGGGCCACCTTTCGAATTTCAACATCTCCGTCGGGATCACCGACGACTTCATGGAGGCGCTGGAGGAGGGCGAGGAATTCACCTTCACCAACCCGCGGACGGGCGAGCCGCACGTCACGACCGAAGAGACCAAAGAGCTGTACGACATGTTCGGCCTCGGCGAGTACGTCGAGGTCGGCGAAGTGCTGTCGGTGCCCGCCGAGGAGGTCTGGGACCATATCATCCAAGGTGCTCACGAGAACGGTGAACCCGGCGTCGTCTATCTCGAACGCGCAAACGAGGAACATTCATTCGATGTGGAAAAAAATCCAGACCATCGAATGCTTGCAACAAATCCCTGTGGCGAGCAACCGTTGGAGGAGTACGAGGCCTGCAACCTCGGACACATCAACCTCTCGACGCTGGTCGACGAGGAGGCCCCTGACTGGCGCGTCTGGTCGGAGGCGCACGCCGACAAGTACGACTCGACCGACGAAGCGATCGACGCCTTCCTCGAGGAGGCGATCGACTGGGAGGAGTTCGATTACCGCATCGAGACCGGGACTCGCTTCCTTGAGGGCGTCGTCACGATGTCCGATTTCCCCGTCCCGGAGATCGAACAGACGGTCCGAGAGATGCGCAAGATCGGGATGGGCATCATGGGGCTTGCCCAGCTGTACGTCCAGCTCGGGATGAAATACGGCGAGGACGTCTCCGACAGGGTCGCGCGGCGGCTAATGACCCACATCAACCACGAGTCGAAGTGGGTCTCACACGAACTGGCCGAGGAGCGCGGAACCTTCGAGGAGTGGGACGACTCGAAGTACGCCGACCCGACCGAGTACGCCGACTGGTTCGAACACCACACCGGCCTAGACGCCGACGAGTGGGCCGACGGCTTCCCGATCCGCAACCACAACACCACGACGATCGCGCCCACGGGAACGACTAGCATGGTGGGCAACACTACGGGCGGCTGTGAGCCCATCTACAACGTCGCCTACTATAAGAACGTCTCCGACGACGTCCAGGGCGACGAGATGCTCGTCGAGTTCGACGACTACTTCCTCCGGGTGCTGGAGAAGAACGACATCGACGTCGAGGCTGTCAAGAAAGAAGCCCAGGAGCAGATGGCCGAAAACGAGTTCGACGGCATCGACGGCCTCTCGACGGTCCCGGACGCCATCGGCGAGTTGTTCGTCACGACCGGCGACCTGGATCCCAAACAGCACGCGTCGATCCAGTGCGCTCTACAGGACGGGGTGGACTCGGCGATCAGCAAAACTGTCAACGCCCCGAACGATTCGACCGTCGAGGACGCCAAGGAATCCTTCGAGTACATCTACGAGCACGGCGGCAAGGGTGTCACTTACTACCGGGACGGAACCCGGTCGAAGCAGGTGCTGACGACCCGCGCCCAGAACACCGAGTTCGCCGACATGGACCGCGAGGAGATCGTCGCCCAGATCGAGGAGGTCTTCGACGGGATCGAGGGTTTCCTCGAGAGCGAGGAAGTCCAGGCCGCGCTGGAGGAGTCCATCGAGGACTTGCTCGGCGTGGCCGACGGCGAGACGACCGAGTACGCCCAGAAACGTCCGCGGCCGGATGTCCTCCACGGCGTCACCCAGCGGATCGATACCGGCTACGGGAAGCTGTACGTCAACATCAACGAAGACGAGGACGGCCGACCGTTCGAGCTGTTCGCCAATATCGGCAACTCAGGCGGATTCACCGCGTCGTTCACCGAGGCGCTGGCCAAGACCATCTCGACGGCGCTGCGCAGCGGCGTCGACCCCGAGGAGATCGCCGACGAACTGCAGGGCATCCGCTCGCCGAAAGTCGCCTGGGACAAGGGCGAACAGATCCAGTCAATCCCCGACGCCATCGGCACCGCGATGCGTCGGTATCTGGACAACGATATCGAGCGGGCCTACCCTCAGCAGCAGAACCTGACCGAACTCGAAGACGAGGTCGAGGACCCCCAAGCGGACGCCGGGTCCCGGTCGACTGACGGCGGTGCGGCCGCCGCGGACGAGGCGACCACTGACGACCAGCAGAAACTCATCGAGAACGGCGAGAGCCCCGAGTGTCCGGAGTGTGGCTCGATGTCGCTGTACTACTCTGAAGGCTGCAAGACCTGCGAGAACTGCGGCTGGAGCGAGTGTTAG
- a CDS encoding DUF7344 domain-containing protein, with protein sequence MSEATSSPGDLSTSVSRETIEPEDAGVETDADAEALSLDTIFDALKNARRRRALRYLDAADKQLEIGDLAERIAADENDKTTDEISYAERKRVYVALYQCHLPKLDDMDIVSYDKSRGMVTLRERAAQLQPYLARQPTTRRWPRYYAAVVGVGALALAGSWLLTPSTLVVQFVLLGVLLAVVACTTAHAWSVAR encoded by the coding sequence ATGAGTGAAGCGACTTCTTCGCCGGGGGACCTGTCGACCTCTGTTTCCAGAGAGACGATCGAACCGGAGGACGCCGGGGTTGAGACAGACGCGGATGCCGAAGCGCTCTCGCTAGATACGATCTTCGACGCGCTGAAAAACGCCCGTCGCCGTCGTGCCTTGCGATATCTGGACGCGGCAGACAAACAGCTCGAGATCGGCGACCTGGCCGAGCGGATCGCCGCGGACGAAAACGACAAGACGACCGACGAGATCTCGTACGCGGAACGAAAGCGGGTCTACGTCGCGCTCTATCAATGTCATCTACCGAAACTCGATGACATGGACATCGTCTCGTATGACAAGTCACGCGGGATGGTCACGCTCAGGGAGCGTGCTGCCCAGTTGCAACCGTATCTCGCGCGACAGCCGACGACCCGCCGCTGGCCCCGGTACTACGCCGCCGTGGTGGGTGTCGGCGCGCTCGCGCTCGCCGGAAGCTGGCTGCTCACGCCTTCGACACTGGTCGTACAGTTCGTCCTGCTCGGAGTGTTGCTGGCTGTCGTCGCCTGCACGACAGCGCACGCCTGGAGCGTCGCTCGGTAG
- a CDS encoding PKD domain-containing protein, producing the protein MTGAFDASASSDPGADNLTYEWDLDGDGEYDATGVQLDHRYRSEGTYDVTLRVSDGDGGVDADTIDVTVES; encoded by the coding sequence CTGACCGGCGCGTTCGACGCCTCGGCCAGCAGTGATCCGGGCGCGGACAACCTGACCTACGAGTGGGACCTTGACGGCGACGGCGAGTACGACGCGACCGGCGTCCAGCTCGACCACCGGTACAGGAGCGAAGGGACCTACGACGTCACGCTGCGGGTCAGCGACGGCGACGGTGGCGTCGACGCCGATACGATCGACGTGACCGTCGAGTCGTGA